The following nucleotide sequence is from Nycticebus coucang isolate mNycCou1 chromosome 8, mNycCou1.pri, whole genome shotgun sequence.
ctgggcattgtagcaggcacctgtagtcccagctacttgggaggctgaggcaagagaatcacttgagcccaagagtttgaggttgctgtgaactgtaatgctacagcactctactgaggttgacaaagtcagactctgtttcaaaaaaaaaaaaagaaacaaaaatataatctGTAATCATCACTGTGACATATATCTGAAAAGTGGTGATTTTGGGATTGTCGGTTTTTATGGcttagattctttttttgttttttgttttatattgttttacaCTAAGCATGTATTATTTTgtaattcaaatttttttatttaaaaaaaaaaaacccacactttGATTGAATTAATATGCTCAGTTCCAAAATAATGAATTTCACCTTTTGATGAGCTAATTAAAATGAAGTTTAATTCCctaattttaaaagttggttTTATATTTAGTCTAAGATGTGTGTGGTAGTGTTTTGATGGCCAATTTACAGCAAAATATATCaacttattaataattattatcaattctaaaatgatttcaaagctcggcgcctgtggctcaagtggctaaagcgccagccacatatacctgagctggcgggttcgaatccagcctgggcccgccaaacaacaaagacggctgcaaccaataaatagctgggcattgtggcgggtgcctgtagtcccagctacttgggaggcggaggcaggagaatcgcttgagcccaggagttggaggttgctgtgatctgtgatgctacggtactctacacagggcaacagcttgaggcactgtctcaaaaaaaacaaaacaaaaaaaataaataaaataaaataaaatcatttaaaaatattttgcgaACAGTGTTTTTGTTGGTTAATAGATGTTTAAGTGAATCCTGACATTCATCATTTCGTAAGAAAGGTTAACATGATTTATCTTTGAGGTCTCAGTAGAGCAGAAACAAGTAcctaaattttaaatcatttaaatttctGAAATCTTTACCTTAATTAGTGAGAAGTGTAATTTGCTATTTGACTAATACCTGAGGTTAATGGtatgtactttactgatttttttttctgagcaaatAGTAAGTCATTTTCATAATTAGTATATTTGATGGTCTGTAATCACTTAAGTTCTTTATGCTTATGCAGTCCTATTATTTTCTGTCCAGGACATACGGATGGAAAAATTGATTTGGAAGCTAAACTCTTTGTTTGGAACCCTTTTGATGCCATGTAACATTATGGTTATAGCTGAATCAAGTAAAGTTGGCAatattctttctgtctttcagtgttttcatttcttggtgtacTTGGAAACTGATTAGGAGAGATTTGTAATATTACTTCATTTTGATAATCCAGGTTCAATAAAACCTTAGTTGGGTTAATATTGTTATGTCTTTCAGAATATGATGCTTTGGCAAAAGTGATCCAGCATCATCCAGACAGGCATGAAACATTAAAGTAAGTTTAGAACTTTACTTTGAAAGGAacgcattttatttttaaagaaatacataatatGTTTGAAAAGGAGGGATCATATCTtcaatattacatattttaattctgcttgattagatttttttcttcctgtgtctTTACTGCCTATAGgtctaaaataaatcaatatgaaaatgaataaatagaatatTGTTTATTCGTATAGTAGCATACCAATAGCAGTTAGAAAGAATAGATACACACGTTTAAAACACAGATCTCAAAACCTagtgaagaaaaaatacataatgattttaaaaattaatcttaagTTTCCTGATTACATACAGAATAATAACCATTTATAAAAGTTAGAACCCCTCCTAAAATATTTTATCCTAATACTCCATGTTATTCGGAGATGCAAATATATGCCTAGGAAAGGATTGGAATGATGTAATGGTTGCCTAAGTGGGACGCAGAGGAGAAAAAAACCTAGGATAAAGGACTGGGCTAAGGTTCAAAACGGGTATTCAAGTTAATAGGCAATGTTTTATtagttttacaaaaagaaaaaagaaatcttgaagtTAAGTATGACAAATGTATCAGTTTGGGGGTCTTGTTATTCTATTATGTGTATTTTCCTatgctttaaaaatttatctaaaaatcttattttaatgaaaataagtgCTTATTTAGGAATTAAGAAGAAATCCTCAGCTTTGGAAGTGTTACACAATGGAGTGTTATAGctctttatgcttttaaaaatttttaaaaatagggtggcgcctgtggctcagtgagtagggcgccggacccatataccgagggtggcaggttcaaacccagccccagccaaactgcaacaaaaaaaaatagccgggcgttgtggcgggtgcctgtagtcccagctactcggaaggctgaggcaggagaatcgcctaagcccaggagttggaggttgctgtgagctgtgtgacgccacagcactctgccgagggcaataaagtgaaactctgtctctacaaaaaaaaagaaaaaaaagaaaaaaaattttttttaaaaatacgttgtggcgggcacctgtagtcccagctgctcgggaggctgaggcaagagaatcgtgtaagcccaagagttagaggttgctgtgagccgtgtgacgccacggcactctacccgagggcggtacagtgagactctgtctctacaaaaaaaaaaaaaaaaatttttaaaatactatttagtAACTAAAAAGTTAgatattaattataaattctgTTTCCCCAATTAACAAAGTAtaatacttgtttatttttttccagggaACTAGAGGCTCTAGGTAAAGAATTAGAACATCTCTCACATATTAAAGAAAGCGTTGAAGATAAGGTATTTGCATATATATGTTAGCCTTTATGATATCTATATGTTTATAGATcaatttgcataatttttttttttttaacacagctGGAGTTGAGACGGAAACAGTTTCACGTTCTTCTTAGTACCATCCATGAACTTCAGCAAACACTGGAAAGTAAGTAGAAATAGTCTCAAAATGAATGTGTATAAGGAATTTTAAATGATTCGTGGGAGAGCCTTTTGGAGTGTAGCTGGATAACATTAGAAAGCCCTCATGTTGTTCAACTTTCTGAACATGTGTAAAGAATTcttattttagggcggcgcctgtggctcagcgggtacgggcgccggtcccatatgccggaggtggcgggttcaaacccagccccggccaaattaaaaaaaaaaaaaaaaaaagaattcttattttatagtAATATATGATCTAAATATATACTTAGTGGTTTAAATTAAGAAACATTAAAGAATGATAGGtttggaatttttctttgtttattataCTTTATTACTGTAAAGTAAAGCGAGGACCCAGGCAGGTGGTAAGTGCCTAAGAACATTTGTATACCCAATGTATGGTGGGTACTTTGGAGAACTGAAGATGCACTCCTTATATTGACTGCTGACAATTAGAAATTTCTatgttttctgattttctgaTTCCTTTAAAGAAAAGCCTAAGacctagatttttttgtttggtagTGACATCTATcacacaaatttaaaatttgtgcTAATAAACATTAACCactaaaactttccttttttcctttttttttttcttttgtcacttatGAGGACAACAGTCTTAGGCTGCCATTTTGCTATCTttgctttaaatacatttttttttttttttgtggtttttttggccggggctgggtttgaacccgccacctacggcatatgggactggcgccctactccttgagccacaggcgccgccctgctttaaATACATTAACTAATAAAGGCTAAACTGTTTTTAGGCACATTTAACTAAGGTTTTATGTTTCTCaattacagatgatgaaaagCTGTCAGAGGTAGAAGAAGCTGAAGAAATAAGCTTGGAAACAGATCCTAAGCCGTAGATAGGCTAATCACTCATCATTCTTAAGAATACTGAAACAGCTATATGATCTTAAGTGTGTTTAAAATATGTTGTGCTCTTGAGATATTTAAAGTTTTGACAgtgaaatattttgcttttaaattttcatatacaTTTCATTCATGTATCTTTACATAAGggaaaatgatttcaatatagatttgtttttattgaaatgcattttttattcttaagagGTAGGAGGCAACAtccaaaaatgtttaataaaatattttcaaactggaTGTCTTTTTGCTCATTAGTATTCTAGGTATTTTTTAATTGGTAACATTGATTGGCTTACAAAATAAGTTGAAGATTTTAAGAAGGTGACATTTCTAGGATGTTTATGAGAAAATGGGTCAATTTCTGGAAATTGTGACCACTTTTGAAAATAGAGTCCATGAATAAAGTTCAGGAGGGCCAAGAATCTGTGAAATTATGTGCAAAACATTTATAGTATTTGTTTATTATAGGGAGAGGTTCCATGTTAGAATCACTGCTGAGAGAAGTAATtataagatacaaaataaattaatatactgtccattttatacatttttttccctaattcaCAAGAAGTTTGGTTATTAAATGTTGTGTTGATATGTTTTCTCTCTGCTGCTTTATTATTTAGAAGCcattttcaatagaaaaaaagtattGATAAACAGTTGAAGGAAATGATTAATTGTCTTGCATAAAGATttcataatctttaaaaaaaatcaagctaaGGCTGAACTACTtgtaattttcttaagtattataTGTACAGTTCTTGTTCAGTTTcatctttatccatttattataGTTCAGAAACATGACACCTTGCATGAATTCTACCTTAATAATGCTACATTTTTGTAATTCTAAtaagaattttatctttaaaaatgaaagtttaaaattatCTCAGTTGTAGTCATATTAAATGTGTCATAATACCTATAAATGCTTCCTCTAATTTCATCTGGCAAGTCATGGGAGAAATTCCTTTGCAGAATTGCTATGTCATGACATATGTTTCTATTTTCCATAAGAattctgaaacaaaaatttgCTCATATTGACTCAGAATTAAaactcaaattttctttcttattgagacagagtctcattttgtcagccttggtaaagtgccaaagcatcacagctcacagcaacctcaaacttttgggccaagcaattctcttgccttaacctcccaagtagctgggacacaggggcctgccacaacactcagctatttttcaagacagggtctcattcttgctcaggctggtctccagctcctgagctcaggcaatccacccgcctcatcctcccagaatgctaggattataggcgtgagccacctcgcccggccctcaattttttaaaatgatctctAGTTTTTAAAGAACTGTTGGGTAAAATATCCTAAACAAAAGAATCCCCTCTGTGATTAATTCACTAGAGagatttttttcagtattaaGTACCAAAAGATTAGAATCACTGTGAAGATAACTTTTACACAGTCAGGAACAAAATCAGAAGCAGCAACAGGTCCATGGGAAACACACATTTTTCAATTTATACTTCCTCCTGGTTCTCTTGGATATCCTCTGGAACTGCTTAGAGGACTGAAGAATTTCATCCCCTAGAAACTCACACTGTTGAAGCTCTGCATGTCTTTGGGCCAACAGCTTCATGGATTTGTCAGTCACTATTTCTATGAGGTCATCCACCTATGACAGGAAAGcatacaaagaaagagaaagccttGTCAAAAACCAAAGGGATAGTTGCTTTTCCTAGGAGATTAGTTCAGGAGTTAGTGGATATTTTACAAGTCTCAAAGTATTATTCTAATTCAAGTCATAGCAAACAGAGCTCgaaaacatacattttaacaCCCAGTGGTAAAGGTGATCTCATTTCTTCTCAAAAGAAGCATATGTATATACTTTTACTTTAttgaattcatttaatatttattaagcacacAGCATCATCCTAGATGTACTTAACAATCCTTTAGCCACTCTTAAAATGCCCtcccactttttaaaatgctaatcatgggcggcgcctgtggctcagtgagtagagtgccggccccatatgccgagggtggcgggttcaaacccagccccggccaaattgcaacaaaaaaatagccgggcgttgtggcaggcgcctgtagtcccagctgctcgggaggctgaggcaagagaatagcgtaagctcaagagttagaggttgctgtgagctgtgtgatgccacggcactctacctgagggcggtatgtgagactctgtctctacaaaaaaaaataaaataaaataaaatgctaatcatttatttctttccacaTTCATGCTGTCTAGCAGGTCTGTATATTCAGTTAAGCCTGGCTATCTGATGCTTCTGAGACACAAAAGCCTTTGTCCACTACCTGCATTTGAAGGTTTCCTACTGTCAAATCtgattttcggaggatgttttccataccatgtttcttttttttaagtgctgGGAAATGTGGCCTCTTTTTTGATGAATATGGAACCTGtcataaaaacattaaaacacatCAAATTAGAAAGTACCAACATTATTTCTGTGACAGCACTTAAATAAGAATTCTAACCCTTGGGACATTCTCTTATAAACGGAACATTTGCCACATAACAACATTGAGTTGGAGACCATATTCATATTATTCTCCACGCCCCATGTATCTCCTTTGTGCCCAGAGCTCCTTTTGAAGAGATCTATAGCATGCAGAGAAATGAGATTGTCTGGCTCTGAAAGAATATACAGCATCAGGAAAAAAGCAGGTCATTTGTAAGGGAAGAAGAAATTGGCTCTGCATCTGCTGAGCACAGAGTGTGGGGCTGTTGTGGACCAGTGCCCCAGAAAGCTCATTATTACTGGATCCAGTTGTTAATTTGGTCTCATTTCTGCAGGATTTCTTATTTTCATGGCAGTCATGTCTCCAAACATAAAAAGAAAGCTCTGGGTTCTTTTCACCTGATGCCTGATACTTTTCCCATTGTTCCTGGCTTACTGGATACAGTTACCTGTTCTAATAGTGTTGCTACTGGAAATTATTCCTAGATCATGGCTCCTAGTTGATATGCCCTTTTTCCTCTTGTTgagttttctcttccttccccttgtGCTTAATAATTAGCAATAGGACTATTGTGAGCCCTACACAGTAGAATGCAGGACTGTGTCTGGGTCCTACCCTTTGCATGATGAAGGAATTTACAAATGAGGTATGCTGAACCACTGCTGCCCTGCCAGCTTGCCCCAGCTAAAGTATCACTCCCAGATCCTTTCTTGATTCAAAGCAAGtcccctcttttttctctctcataaaACCCAGTACTT
It contains:
- the THOC7 gene encoding THO complex subunit 7 homolog isoform X3, giving the protein MLSTLSQCEFSMGKTLLVYDMNLREMENYEKIYKEIECSIAGAHEKIAECKKQILQAKRIRKNRQEYDALAKVIQHHPDRHETLKELEALGKELEHLSHIKESVEDKLELRRKQFHVLLSTIHELQQTLENDEKLSEVEEAEEISLETDPKP